cagatgcatggataGATTTGTCcaccatgggtcccggactgagagacagcgggtgtgtatcattagggaagacatgcatcactatacttgacattgcatctcatggcattacacattttattattgatgaacttgaacacgtgttttgttgatcttgtgagtgtttctctgtgaagcttgtgactgttgaatattgagttgttattgagaatgtgtaaactgatagagtgtggttatttagttgtgtgtttggtaaactgtaaactattagactgtagcgtggaggtttagatatggtgtaagaagtgcccgtattttgttcacataacttgtgtttagaggtttgcttgttgggtaccgcgtggtttggtactcaccccttgcttctacaaatttttgtaggatacgagcctggatcttcgtgatacctgtcattcttttcgtttccgaggcatcttgtggaggattgtgaggtagctgcttgtcatctcatcgaactttcctactccagtttatgactttgtttttacttgaaagacaacttcatgttagacttctattttatttcaattctaatatttacattagaggcttgtgcacgtgacaacctgattttggggattgaattaatatgacttggtttcataataggaattgtagttggattgtcatttacttccacactttgttagatatttggttttaggctgacatgtcttggtgggataagaagagtgccatcacacccatttttgggtcgtgagaaaatggtatcagagccccaggttcataggtctcacgtgtatacaagccgagtctacgtagagtctcagggatcagtacggagacgtctttacttatctttgagaggctacaaggaTTACTAGGAaaacttctttttgttcattctttctcatcgtgcgtagtcaccttctttagtactgacttgttgtatactcttttgacagatgacgaggactagaactaatgttactggtggtagaggggaggcacttcccgaggcagttgttgaggccccagctaggggtaggggtagatctcgagctagaggtcgtgctagtagtacgacagtagccagaggtcgtggacgtggagcagcaccaTTGAGAGGTagtgctagagaggtctctactgaacctcagattgatgacagagaggaccaggttcctccagatcacgtagtcacacctttgcttcaggatacgctattgagggtgttaagtgtgctagagggcttttctcagggtggtggtgcaactaccacaccacatgactctcaTACTAGAGGgggggctcagacccaagagcagcaacaagctccGGTTGCtcaggatgcggtggggcaactaccagtagatcccgcggttcaTAATGATattgcaccagcagttgggggtcaagttgcatcgatggttgttctgacagaggatgagcagcgtaggtatgagagatttcgaaagatggacccacctcagtttcagggtgggaagagcgaggacgctcatgagtttctaactacctgccgagagttactagaggtggttggattgGCTGAGTCCCATGGGGTtagatatgctacactccagcttcgtggaccagcgagagactggtggaggacttattcgggggtttttccagttggatctcctccagtgacttgggagcagtttgctagtgcattccaagatcgttttatcccagggagcgtgagagaggagagtcgcttgaggtttgagagtctgagacaggatggtttatcggttacagagtatgaggcgcatttttgccagttgtctaggcatgagtttgccattattccaaatgagacagagaggatccgcagatttgtgaggggattgactttctctatcaggtcagctgtgtttcggACATCTAGGGAGGGGACTTCTTTtcagtccattgtgagcgccgccaaagaggcagaattgatggagagagaggagtttggggaccctaaaagggCCCGTATATCAGGacagtttcatggtgcctcatctggaggtaggggttcacagagagtgagtggttcttttcagcaacagggacctattcatgcatctatgccgacatttgagggtggccagacatctaggggttcttatagcTCGGGTCAGAGCTCGTACGGTTCACAGCAGCGACCTACAGGGTGaggaaattatagtgggttttcagggtccacacaacagttcccaggtcagagattttgttttacttgtggagatcccgatcatctaatgcggTAGTGCACTTCAcaaaggggtcgtggtgggcctcgacctaattcttcattccatactagaccaccagcaccacagggtagaggtcgtggcagagttaagtcaggtagaggtgatagagtttctagtagtggtgttgcagctcaacagagtgggggtagaggtaccacccaggatggaggtggacgaggaggccactgctatgctttccccgggagacctgaggcagagacctctgatgctgttattacatgtatcatcccagtatgccatcgacctgcgtctgtgttgtttgatccaggttctacattctcttatgtgtctacgtattttgctgctaaatttgatatgatatgtgatagcatgactgtacctattcgtgtttctacacccgtgggtaagcccttagtggtggatcgagtgtatcgatcctctcttgtttctttggctaggtatgacacttgggtagacttaatcattctggggatggtggactttgatgttatcttgggtatggattggctttctcgTTATCATGCtttccttgattgtaatgctatgactttgactttagcaatgcctggtgttccgagggttgagtggaagagtgttagtggttcttatcctagaaaggtcatctcttttatccgtgctcagagattggtggagagggggtgtttgtcttacttagcttttattcgggataccagtgttgaaccaccttccatggactctgttcctgtggttcaggagtttctcgatgtatttccttctgatcttccaggtgttcctcccgatagggatatcgattttgctattgatttggagccgggcactaagcctatttctatacctccatatcgtatggccccagtagagttgaaagaattgaaggatcagttgcaagatttattgagtaagggttttattcgccctagtgtatcaccttggggtgcccctgtattgtttgtgaagaaaaaggatgggactatgagaatgtgtattgattacagacagttgaacaaggtaacagttaagaataagtatcctcttccacgtattgatgacttatttgatcagttacagagagcatcattgttctctaagattgatttgaggtctgggtatcatcagttgaagattagggcatcagatatccctaagacagcttttcagacccggtatgggcattatgagtttctagtgatgtccttcggattgactaatgcccctgcagcattcatggaattgatgaatggggtgtttcgaccatatcttgattcttttgtgattgttttcatcgatgatATCTTGGTTTATTCTAAGACAAAGGAGGACCATGTCCAacacctgaggattgtacttcataggttgagagaagagaagttgtatgccaagttctcaaagtgtgagttctggcttacttctgtgacatcttgggacacgtggtgtccaaggagggtattagagtagatccggccaagattgaggcagttagaggctggacgcgacctacttcacctactgagattaggagttttaTGGGATTGGCAGGAtattatcgacgatttgttcagagtttctctactattgcagctccattaactagattgactcgacaggatgtgcattttcagtggtctgatgagtgtgagcggagctttcaaaaattcaagactttattgacttcagctcctgtgttgactctacctgaggagggtgtagactttacagtgtattgtgatgcttcaggagttggattgggtggtgtgttgatgcagaagggaaaagtaattgcttatgcttctaggcaattgaagtcccatgagaagaactaccctactcatgatctagagttggcagctgtggtatttgtacttaggttatggcgtcattatttgtatggagtgcattgtgagatcttcactgatcatcggagtcttcagtatatcgttagccagagggatttgaacttgaggcaacggagatggcttgagttgctgaaggactatgatgtgaccattctgtatcatctaggaaaggccaatgttgtggccgatgctctgagtaggaagactcctagcatggggagtcttgcagcgcttagtattgaggagagaccattggctagagatgtgcagatattagctaacagtcttgtccgcttgcagatttcagaagagagtgatgggatgattgcttttattgaggctcggtcTTCTTTAGTAGAGCAAATTCGTgcacaccagtttgatgatgaaaaattatgtctcattcgagatatagtattgagaggggaagctaaggaggctgtccttgattctgCTGGTGTCTTGCGGATCAGAGGCAGAATTTGTGTGCCCAGgacaggcgatttgattagattgattcttgaggaggcccattgttctcggtattccatccatccgggagcggcgaagatgtatcatgatctgagtcagcattactggtggtgtgggatgaagagagatatttcagactttgtttcgaggtgtttgacttaccagcaggtcaagtgtgagcaccagcggctCGGGGGTTtatctcagaggatgcctattactacttggaagtgggagaggattactatggactttgttgtgggtttgcctaccacagtgggtggttatgactctatttgggttgttgttgataggctgaccaagtctgcccacttcatcccggttcgggtaaagtatacagcagaaaagttagtcgaactatatatcagtcagattgtgcgactacatggagttcctatttctatcatatcatttcgaggttcactatttacttctcacttctggaaggcattacaacatggtctgggtactcatTTAGATATGTGTAtggcatttcaccctcaaacagatggtcaatctgagcggaccattcaggtattggaagatatgcttcgagcgtgtgtgatcgattttggtgctagatgggatcaacatttaccattagcggagtttgcctataataatagttatcactctagtatccagatggccaTATTTAAGGCGTTGTATGGAAGACGGTGTAGGACTCCGATTGGTTGTTTGATTCGGcagagatggactctttggatacagacttgcttagagatgctatggagcaagttcgtatgattcagtatagattattgacagctTAGAGTTgacagaagagttatgcagatcggagagttagagccttggtgtttatggagggtgatcatgtttggctccgagtatcacccatgaagggtgtgatgaggtttggaaagaagggcaagcttagccctaggttcattggaccttttgagattttgagccgagtgggagaggtggcctataagttggccttgccacctattttgtcggcagttcatcctattttccatgtctctatgcttcggaagtatattccggatgaatctcatgtgctttCACTTGATTCCGTGGAGttgggtccagacttgacatttgaggaggagcatatagctattttggataggcaggTTCGAAAGCGTAggaccaaggagattgcttcaacgaaggtgcaatggaagcaccgatcagtgggagaggcaacttgggaAACTGAATCTTacatgcgtgccagatatcctcaactttttgaagcatCAGGTACTTTTTTTTActctatgttcgaggacgaacattatttttagtggtggataatgtaacgactcagaaagtcattttttgaaattttaaatattagtgtaactTGAGTTAATAAATCGATAGTTAATGGACTAAAGTAATCATTTAATAATACTTTATAAATCATGggttaaaatgaattaaattgtttaggGTTTGTCAcatttaatacataattattttattaattaaataaaagacataaaaagagaaaagagtcgGAGAACCTTACCTGTAGACACCGAAGGCAGCCACACGATCTTCATCAGGTAAACCAGTAATATGTCTTGTTCATATAATTACTTATGTGTATGGCGTTAGTTCTGATGGGAGgaaattaattgaatatttaaattatgcACTTCACTGGAATTTGTTCTTTAGAGGATAAGCTTGAGTGGAAAATCTTTTGACATATTGATAGCTAATAATTTGTAAGTTTTAGatagcaaaaaaataataatattatgttaaattataGGGAGTATCTACGGTGTAGTGAATTGATATTtaatgtttttccaaaaattggtgtttcaaatcaatgtataaatattgtttTATGGGTTACCGCTAACAAGAACTAGGACTATGTCTTATGAAAATTATGACTAGTGATTAGGGGATGTGATTATTGAATAGATGCACTGATAATATTCTTTCTAAAATTATTCCACGAGCATATATTAGTTGCGATTTAAGTGTTGATTTTATAACTCGGTTTGATTTCAAAAATTGTATAATCATtacattataattcaagttttgatatattgagataggtaattaaatatcaaatgaattatattatatgaaagctTTTAAGGTTGTAGTTTTAACCTTAGGCTTGAATTTGGGAAGTGTGAGAGTTGAAGtattaattgacatcaagattaGGAACGTGAGTATAGATTGGAGTGAGTTTTGGGTATATACTAGAAGCATAATAATATGAggttgttagttttgaaatcttTATTATGGTCATTTctttgaatagattgctttgagttggaagttcaacggaaagggaaggctcaagtcccagagtgattattcgagtggttgaggcaagtggatttctaaactcttgttaagcgtacgaaattcgtgtatttccttgtgtgatgttgagaatgatttggagacttgatgtttatttgttggtgttgtatttcttgttgtaaattgtgctttgttatcaaatggttatctcctccttttcatttgagcatgtcatttgcattgtatctgagacatggttgtggtaagaggatgatgtactattttcgagggtcgtatcgcgtgCCGcaatggatattatatttcgagggacgtatcgcgcaccgtgaaggttactattatcgagggtcgtgtcgtgcgccgcgacagatgcatggatagatatgtcccccatgggtcccggactgagagacagcaggtgtgtatcgttagggaagacat
This DNA window, taken from Solanum lycopersicum chromosome 5, SLM_r2.1, encodes the following:
- the LOC138348878 gene encoding uncharacterized protein, translated to MDRFVHHGSRTERQRGGGATTTPHDSHTRGGAQTQEQQQAPVAQDAVGQLPVDPAVHNDIAPAVGGQVASMVVLTEDEQRRSAVFRTSREGTSFQSIVSAAKEAELMEREEFGDPKRARISGQFHGASSGGRGSQRVSGSFQQQGPIHASMPTFEGGQTSRGSYSSGQSSYGSQQRPTGGRGGPRPNSSFHTRPPAPQGRGRGRVKSGRGDRVSSSGVAAQQSGGRGTTQDGGGRGGHCYAFPGRPEAETSDAVITCIIPVCHRPASVLFDPGSTFSYVSTYFAAKFDMICDSMTVPIRVSTPVGKPLVVDRVYRSSLVSLARYDTWVDLIILGMVDFDVILGMDWLSRYHAFLDCNAMTLTLAMPGVPRVEWKSVSGSYPRKVISFIRAQRLVERGCLSYLAFIRDTSVEPPSMDSVPVVQEFLDVFPSDLPGVPPDRDIDFAIDLEPGTKPISIPPYRMAPVELKELKDQLQDLLSKGFIRPSVSPWGAPVLFVKKKDGTMRMCIDYRQLNKVTVKNKYPLPRIDDLFDQLQRASLFSKIDLRSGYHQLKIRASDIPKTAFQTRYGHYEFLVMSFGLTNAPAAFMELMNGVFRPYLDSFVIVFIDDILVYSKTKEDHVQHLRIVLHRLREEKLYAKFSKCEFWLTSVTSWDTWCPRRVLE